In Syntrophotaleaceae bacterium, a genomic segment contains:
- a CDS encoding SCO family protein, whose amino-acid sequence MSFLKSKSLGLPFLLCLTGLLMTVLLLRTGIAEAAAENTRPEAAKHAHSDHSDHSDHSDHSDHSDHSDHSDHSDHDAAHSSQVTGQAEHVHPVPDSTTDAKVGLQERLGESIPLDLTFTDEEGNPVVLRDLITGPTIIAPVYYSCPNVCNFLQADLARTLPQVRLKPAEDYRVLSVSFDERDTPAAARAARKTYRTAMNDAYPLDAWRFLTGEPQAIRSLTDAAGYHFQRQGNDFIHPVAIFVVSESGKIVRYLHGTHMLPMDLTLALTEAGEGRVGTTIRKVASFCFSFDPEKKQYVFNYLRIVAIVVLLTAGGFLLFLVAGGRKKT is encoded by the coding sequence ATGAGCTTTCTAAAATCAAAATCATTGGGCCTGCCATTTCTTCTGTGCCTGACCGGTCTTCTCATGACCGTCTTACTGCTGCGGACGGGTATAGCTGAGGCGGCAGCAGAAAATACCCGACCAGAAGCGGCCAAGCATGCCCATTCCGATCATTCCGATCATTCCGATCATTCCGATCATTCCGATCATTCCGATCATTCCGATCATTCCGATCATTCCGATCATGACGCCGCCCACTCCAGCCAGGTTACCGGGCAGGCGGAGCACGTACATCCTGTGCCCGATTCAACAACTGACGCAAAAGTCGGTTTGCAGGAACGCCTGGGGGAGAGCATCCCTCTCGATCTGACATTCACCGATGAAGAGGGGAATCCGGTCGTTCTGCGCGATCTGATCACCGGTCCGACCATCATCGCTCCGGTCTATTACAGTTGTCCCAACGTGTGCAATTTCCTGCAGGCCGACCTGGCCCGGACCCTGCCGCAGGTCAGACTGAAACCGGCGGAGGACTACCGGGTTCTTTCCGTCAGCTTTGATGAACGGGACACTCCGGCGGCTGCCCGGGCGGCCCGAAAAACCTACCGGACCGCTATGAACGATGCATACCCGCTGGACGCCTGGCGGTTTTTGACAGGAGAGCCGCAGGCGATCCGGAGCCTGACCGATGCCGCCGGTTACCATTTCCAGCGCCAGGGGAATGATTTCATCCATCCCGTAGCCATCTTCGTCGTATCGGAGAGCGGCAAGATCGTCCGCTACCTGCACGGCACCCACATGCTGCCGATGGATCTGACGCTGGCCCTAACCGAAGCAGGCGAAGGGCGCGTGGGGACCACCATCCGCAAGGTGGCCAGCTTCTGTTTCAGCTTTGATCCGGAGAAAAAGCAGTACGTCTTCAACTACCTGCGCATCGTCGCCATCGTCGTCCTGCTCACCGCAGGCGGCTTTCTCCTGTTTCTCGTCGCGGGCGGAAGGAAAAAAACTTGA
- a CDS encoding SlyX family protein — protein sequence MQEIIDRLTELEIRYSHQLRLLEELNEVVTECNERIALLERDNRMLQEMLRALAPDSTESPDE from the coding sequence ATGCAGGAAATCATCGATCGTCTCACTGAGCTGGAGATTCGTTATTCGCACCAGTTGCGCCTTTTGGAGGAGCTCAACGAGGTGGTGACGGAATGCAACGAACGGATTGCTCTTTTGGAAAGAGACAACCGGATGCTGCAGGAAATGCTCAGGGCTCTTGCTCCGGATTCGACGGAATCCCCCGATGAATAG
- a CDS encoding rhodanese-like domain-containing protein, translated as MNSTWLKFDWRPVVRNALLISLAAFALGLAVNGRLLWQVFNGRTVSSEASPAAGSEVLLPLPVELDEVRELVGGETLLVDARTPEAYLEGHLPGAVSLPLGADAKRLKAFRREVPPDRPLILYCSGYGCPDSFILAEELLASGYRDVRVYEGGVPEWIDAGLPVEKGEL; from the coding sequence ATGAATAGCACGTGGTTGAAATTCGACTGGCGTCCGGTGGTCCGCAACGCCCTGCTGATCTCACTGGCAGCCTTCGCGCTTGGCCTGGCCGTGAACGGCAGGTTGCTCTGGCAGGTGTTCAACGGGCGAACGGTCTCCTCGGAAGCCTCCCCGGCCGCCGGGTCCGAAGTGCTGTTGCCGCTGCCGGTGGAACTGGACGAGGTGCGGGAGCTTGTCGGCGGCGAGACCCTGCTGGTGGATGCCCGTACACCGGAGGCCTATCTCGAAGGACATCTTCCGGGCGCCGTGTCCCTGCCGCTGGGCGCCGATGCAAAGCGGTTGAAGGCTTTTCGCCGGGAAGTGCCTCCGGATCGGCCGCTGATCCTCTATTGCAGCGGCTATGGCTGTCCGGATTCCTTTATCCTTGCCGAAGAACTGCTTGCTTCCGGTTATCGGGATGTCCGGGTGTACGAAGGCGGGGTGCCCGAATGGATCGATGCCGGCCTGCCCGTGGAAAAGGGGGAGTTGTGA
- a CDS encoding MauE/DoxX family redox-associated membrane protein, with protein MRRFYPLFPHACRLALAGIFLYAGIVKALDVTAFAGSVANYKILPYQLNFLVAAGLPYVEMVAGLLLLLNRQVRPATLVLGAMNTVFIVALISVIIRGLDIDCGCFRPAGEGHTTAQAALVRDLGIMVLAVVTFFQSGIKAT; from the coding sequence GTGAGGCGATTTTACCCGCTCTTCCCTCATGCCTGCCGCCTCGCTCTGGCCGGCATCTTTCTGTATGCAGGCATCGTCAAGGCCCTGGACGTCACCGCTTTTGCCGGCAGCGTGGCCAATTACAAAATCCTTCCCTATCAGTTGAATTTCCTGGTGGCTGCCGGTTTGCCCTACGTGGAGATGGTCGCGGGTCTGCTGCTGCTCCTTAACCGCCAGGTGCGCCCGGCCACCCTGGTGCTGGGTGCAATGAATACCGTCTTCATCGTGGCCCTGATTTCGGTCATCATCCGTGGACTCGACATCGATTGCGGCTGTTTCCGACCGGCGGGAGAGGGGCATACCACGGCCCAGGCAGCCCTGGTGCGGGACCTGGGGATTATGGTCCTGGCCGTGGTGACCTTTTTCCAGTCCGGGATAAAAGCCACCTGA
- a CDS encoding radical SAM protein produces MPVLLLHPPAVKPAGPPLGIAVLLGHLRSRGISVSAIDANLQACLYLLEPGRLANQAGPDPGTALARAIRHVPRALELLRSPAAAAAFARYQTAVGHLNTALGVYRGFQGEERLTLGDYSHSRLSAFSPEHLARLATGKESTLFSAYFHEKLLPDIADRNPRLIALSINYRHQVLPAFELAGLLRRRFPGALLVAGGGLLTSWKAVLLQRNLVLPPFDHIAFGPGESVLARLAMDGRRAEHFLESAAELVFQPDFSGLDPAEYLNPHPILPLTASRGCYWERCLFCPEAVAPTHPFAAAEPCAFPELIIGLAEQWRTGHFHLTDNALPIPHLRAMASRKEELKNFSWYGFVRFEPGLADPALAADLARAGCRMLQLGLESGSQEVLDRLGKGTRLETAAAVLHNLHGAGIATYVYIMLGTPEETEEDRRLTLAFLEKHAASIDFLNLAIMNLPKDSVLPGEGSLPDSKEDSLALYRPVDEEAVQRRAARRFLQRELLASPAIRAIVHRTPPLFTSNHAMFFGQKRG; encoded by the coding sequence ATGCCGGTTCTGCTGCTGCATCCTCCGGCGGTCAAGCCCGCCGGCCCCCCGTTGGGAATTGCCGTGCTGCTTGGCCATCTGCGCAGTCGCGGGATTTCCGTTTCGGCTATCGATGCCAATCTGCAAGCCTGTCTTTATCTGCTGGAACCCGGCCGCCTGGCGAATCAAGCCGGCCCCGACCCCGGTACTGCCCTTGCAAGGGCCATAAGACATGTCCCCCGGGCCCTGGAACTGCTTCGATCCCCTGCCGCTGCGGCCGCTTTCGCCCGCTACCAGACGGCAGTGGGACATCTCAACACGGCCCTGGGAGTTTATCGGGGCTTTCAGGGTGAGGAGCGACTGACCCTGGGCGATTACAGCCACAGCCGGCTTTCGGCGTTTTCACCAGAGCATCTTGCACGGTTGGCAACAGGCAAGGAATCGACCCTCTTCAGCGCCTATTTTCACGAAAAGCTGCTGCCTGACATTGCCGACAGGAACCCCCGGCTCATCGCCCTTTCGATCAACTATCGGCATCAGGTGCTGCCGGCCTTCGAGCTGGCGGGTCTGCTGCGCCGCCGCTTTCCGGGGGCTCTGCTGGTGGCCGGCGGTGGCCTGCTCACCTCCTGGAAGGCTGTCCTGCTGCAGCGGAATCTGGTTTTGCCCCCCTTCGATCACATCGCGTTCGGTCCCGGTGAAAGCGTCCTTGCCCGACTCGCAATGGACGGGAGAAGGGCCGAACATTTCCTCGAATCCGCTGCGGAACTGGTTTTTCAGCCCGATTTCAGTGGCCTCGATCCCGCGGAATACCTGAATCCCCATCCGATCCTGCCCTTGACCGCCAGTCGGGGATGCTACTGGGAGCGATGCCTTTTCTGTCCGGAAGCGGTGGCTCCAACGCACCCTTTTGCCGCCGCTGAACCTTGCGCCTTTCCCGAGCTGATAATCGGACTTGCCGAACAGTGGCGGACAGGGCACTTCCATCTCACCGACAACGCCCTGCCGATCCCCCATTTGCGGGCCATGGCGTCACGCAAGGAGGAGCTGAAAAATTTTTCCTGGTATGGTTTCGTCCGTTTCGAGCCGGGGCTTGCCGACCCTGCCCTGGCCGCGGATCTCGCCCGCGCCGGGTGCCGTATGTTGCAGCTCGGCCTGGAAAGCGGCTCGCAAGAGGTGCTGGACCGGCTCGGGAAGGGTACCCGGCTGGAGACCGCTGCTGCTGTTCTGCACAACCTGCACGGAGCCGGCATCGCTACCTATGTCTACATCATGCTCGGGACTCCTGAAGAGACGGAGGAGGATCGGCGCCTGACCCTGGCCTTTCTCGAAAAGCACGCCGCAAGCATCGATTTCCTCAACCTGGCGATCATGAACCTGCCCAAGGATTCGGTGCTGCCGGGAGAGGGGTCACTGCCCGATTCCAAGGAGGACTCCCTCGCCCTCTATCGCCCGGTGGACGAAGAAGCCGTCCAGCGCCGCGCCGCACGCCGGTTCCTGCAGCGGGAATTGCTCGCCTCGCCGGCCATCCGCGCCATCGTTCACCGCACCCCGCCGCTGTTCACCTCGAACCATGCGATGTTCTTCGGCCAGAAGCGGGGCTAG
- a CDS encoding KamA family radical SAM protein — protein MNDWQRQLAAALTDPAELADRFAIDPAPLREVVRRYPMRITSYYLGLIEGPGDPVWRQCVPDVRELDISQDIPDPLDEERLSPVPLVVHRYPDRVLLLASGECAVYCRFCTRKRKIGCPGMAVSESGLEAALEYIARNSQISDVIVSGGDPLLLEDDRLEKLLSRLRAIPHVEVIRLGSRVPVTLPERITESLCSMLRRHHPVYLNTHFNHPRELTPAAAQACGRLADAGLSLGNQTVLLQGVNDSAAVMRQLVKGLLKMRVRPYYLHHMDLVAGTGHFRTRIETGLDIIAALRGPVSGLAVPHYVIDAPGGKGKIPLQPEYLIRLGDQALLRTPGGEPIVFPNRASSD, from the coding sequence ATGAACGACTGGCAGCGACAACTCGCAGCGGCTCTCACCGATCCTGCCGAACTGGCAGATCGGTTCGCGATCGATCCGGCGCCTTTGCGGGAAGTGGTGCGGCGCTATCCCATGCGCATCACCTCCTACTATCTCGGTCTGATCGAAGGGCCCGGCGACCCTGTCTGGCGACAGTGCGTGCCCGATGTGCGGGAGCTGGATATCAGCCAGGACATTCCCGATCCTCTCGATGAGGAGCGGTTGTCTCCGGTGCCGCTGGTGGTTCACAGGTATCCAGACCGGGTTCTTCTGCTGGCCAGCGGCGAATGCGCGGTCTACTGCCGGTTCTGCACGCGCAAACGCAAGATCGGGTGTCCCGGCATGGCGGTATCCGAATCGGGTCTGGAAGCTGCACTGGAATACATTGCCCGCAACTCACAGATCAGCGACGTCATCGTTTCCGGGGGCGACCCGCTGCTGCTCGAAGACGACCGGCTGGAAAAGCTCCTGTCCCGCCTGCGGGCTATTCCCCACGTTGAAGTGATCCGCCTCGGCAGCCGGGTTCCCGTCACCCTGCCCGAACGTATCACCGAATCCCTCTGCAGCATGCTCCGACGGCACCATCCCGTCTACCTCAACACTCATTTCAATCACCCCAGGGAGCTGACCCCGGCCGCCGCACAAGCTTGTGGCCGGCTGGCCGACGCCGGTCTGTCTCTCGGCAACCAGACCGTCCTGCTGCAGGGAGTCAACGATTCCGCCGCCGTCATGCGGCAGCTGGTCAAGGGCCTTTTGAAGATGCGGGTGCGGCCCTACTATCTGCATCATATGGACCTTGTCGCCGGCACCGGCCATTTTCGAACCCGTATCGAAACCGGGCTGGACATCATTGCCGCCCTGCGGGGTCCTGTTTCCGGTCTCGCCGTCCCGCATTACGTCATCGATGCACCCGGGGGCAAAGGAAAAATCCCTCTGCAGCCGGAATACCTGATCCGTCTCGGCGATCAGGCGCTACTTCGCACGCCCGGGGGGGAACCCATCGTCTTTCCCAACAGAGCGAGCTCTGATTAA
- a CDS encoding IS110 family transposase: MVRFIGIDLHKTAFTVCFLEGEEKRLESYKIGEMDRFRSELRRDDKLALETTTNTRSFIKQIRDAVGSIHVINTMQFKVVSQSVKKTDANDAETMAFFLSKGMLPEVRMKDEHYAELESLANTRHKLVQLRTALKNKIHNILNAQGIVTKKESLSSRKGLEKVLNHPISAVAAIELEVIVEQIKGLDAGIARIDQELADKGKKLDGHENITSIKGVGDKGGAILLSVIGNIEDFEDEKKLAAYFGIVPRVSNSNETNRQGRITKRGSKLGRTTLVQCTLIAIRYSPYLKAFYEKLKAKKGSGKAIIATAKKLLGIIYLTLKNKWVFEDFPNFVLKES, encoded by the coding sequence ATGGTTAGATTTATCGGGATTGACCTTCACAAGACGGCATTTACGGTCTGTTTTCTGGAGGGCGAAGAGAAGCGGCTGGAGAGTTACAAGATTGGCGAGATGGATCGGTTTCGGTCGGAGTTGCGCCGGGATGATAAATTGGCGTTGGAGACCACGACCAACACCCGGAGTTTCATCAAACAGATCCGGGATGCGGTGGGCTCAATCCACGTGATCAACACCATGCAGTTCAAGGTGGTCAGCCAGTCGGTCAAGAAAACGGATGCCAACGATGCCGAGACCATGGCGTTTTTCCTGAGCAAGGGGATGCTGCCGGAAGTGCGAATGAAGGACGAACACTACGCAGAGCTTGAGAGTCTGGCCAACACACGGCACAAGCTGGTGCAGTTGCGTACGGCGCTGAAGAACAAGATACACAACATCCTCAACGCCCAGGGAATTGTGACGAAGAAGGAAAGCCTGTCGAGCCGCAAGGGGTTGGAGAAGGTCCTCAATCATCCGATCAGCGCGGTGGCCGCCATCGAACTGGAAGTGATCGTCGAGCAGATCAAGGGGCTTGACGCCGGCATCGCCAGGATCGACCAGGAGCTGGCCGACAAGGGCAAGAAACTCGATGGCCACGAGAACATCACCAGCATCAAGGGGGTGGGCGACAAGGGCGGCGCGATCCTGCTCAGCGTGATTGGCAACATCGAAGACTTTGAGGACGAGAAGAAACTGGCAGCCTACTTCGGCATTGTCCCTCGGGTCAGCAATTCCAACGAGACCAACCGCCAGGGGCGCATCACCAAGCGCGGGAGCAAGTTGGGCCGAACCACGCTGGTGCAGTGCACACTGATAGCGATTCGTTATTCCCCGTACCTGAAAGCGTTTTACGAGAAGCTCAAGGCGAAGAAGGGGTCGGGCAAGGCGATCATCGCCACGGCCAAGAAACTGTTGGGCATCATTTATCTGACACTGAAGAACAAGTGGGTCTTTGAGGACTTTCCGAATTTCGTCCTGAAAGAGAGCTGA